The genomic segment CGGTCCGCGTCGCCGATCACGTCCAGACCGTGGGTCTCCACCCGGAGCGGTCGGACGGCTGCGGTGCCGTCGGAAGCGGAGGTGCCGTCGGGGGCGGAAGTGCCGTCGGGGGCGCGGGAGTCCGTCATCGTCGACCTGCCTGTCTGATCGCGGACCTGTCCGTCCGATCATGCTGATCGCGTCGAGGGGAACCTAGGTGCGCCGGTCAGGGGCGTCAAGGTGGCATTCGTCCGGGTGCGGAGAGCGGGCCGCCGACAATGTCGGGCCCTACGTACAATCTTCGGGAATCGGCCGGAGGGTTCGCGTTCACGAACGTCCGGATCGGCCCGGGACGGCCCGGGGCCGGCTTCAGGGGGAATCGCATTGCCGTGGGACGTGGCTCCGCTGGTGAGCCGGCAGACCGAACTGGACCGGCTCGCCGGGGTGCTCGACGGGCTCACGGGGACCGGCCACGGCCCGACGGTCGTCGATGTCACCGGCGCGGCGGGGATCGGCAAGAGCAGGCTGGTGTCCGAGTTCTGCGCCCGGGCGCGGGACCGGGGTATGACGGTGCTGCGCGGCCGGGCGACCGAGTACGAGCGGCATCTGCCCTACCAGCCCCTCGCCGACGCCCTCGCGGACCTGGACGCCGAGGCCGGGATACCGTCCCCGCTCGCCGAGGTCCACACCATGGACCGCTTCGCCCTGCAACGCGCGGCGGCCGCCTTCCTGGCCCGGATCGCCCGGACGGGCAACGGCCTCGTGGTGGCCCTCGACGACGTGCACTGGGCGGACCCGGCGTCCCTGGAACTCCTCGACCACCTCGTACGACATCCGCCGCGGCGCGCCCCCGTGGTGATCGTGGTGGCACGCCGCGAACGGCAGACGTCACCCCGGCTCGCCGCCTCGCTCACCCGGGGCGTCGAGGCCGGGACGGTGCTCCGCCTCGAACTCGGCCCCCTGGACCGGAACGCCTGCCTCGCGGCCCTCGCCCCCGACCGGCCGGCCGAGCTGGCCGCCGAGCTGTACACGGCCAGTGAGGGCAACCCCCTGTACTTCCTCGCCCTGCTCCAGGCCGGCAGACCCGCGGGACTCAGCTCGCTGCTCCTGGACGAGCTGACGCCGCTCACCGACGGTCAGCGCGGGACCGTCCAGGCCGTGGCGGTGCTCGGCGATCACGCGGCACCCGCCCTGGTGGCGGCGGTCACCGGCCGCCTGGAAGTCGAACTCGACGCCGACTTCAGGGAGTTGACCGCCCGCGATCTCGCCCGGCCGGGGGCCGACGGCCGTTGGGCGCTGCGGCATCCGGTGCTGCGCTCCCTCATCCACGACACCACCGATCCCCTGCTGCGCACCCGTATGCACCGGCTCGCCGCCGCCGAGCTGGCGCGGGTCGGTGCGCCGGTCAGTGAGCGGGCGCACCACGTCGAGCGGTCGCTGACCGGCTGGGACCCGCACGCCGTGACCGTCCTCACCGAGGCCGCCCGGCAGGCCGCCGCGACCGCGCCCGCGAGCAGCGCCCACTGGCTGGGCGTCGCCCTCGCCCACCTGCCCGAGCGGCCGGCGTACGGCCCGCTGCGCCGTGATCTGATGCTGCGGCGGGCCGAGGCGCTCGGCGCCTGCGGCGGGCTGCGGGAGAGCCGGGACCTGCTCCACGAGGTGATCAGCCTGTCGCCACCGGGCACCGACGACGGCGTACGCGCCTCGGCCGTCACCCTGTGCGCGGTCATGGAGCGCCACCTCGGCCGGTACGCGGAGGCCGTGGCCCTGCTGCGCCGCGAACTGGCCCGGGGCCGCGACCTCTCCCCCGCCGAGACCGTCCAACTCGGCCTGGAACTGGGCTCGTCCGCCCCGCACGCCAGCTCCTACCCGGATGTACGCGACGACGTGGCCCGCACCCTGGAACTGGCCCGGTCACTGGGCGACGAGGTCGCGGAGGCGGGGGCGCTGGCCGTCACCGCGCTCGGGGAGGCGTACGAGGGCGACACGGTGGCTGCCGCCGAGGCCGCCGACCGGGCCTCCGCGCTCATCGACTCCCTCACCGACCAGGATCTCGCGGGCCTGTGCGAACCGCTGGCCCGGCTGAGCTGGGCGGAGGCGTTCCTGGAACGGTACGCCGACGCGGAACGGCATGCCGAGCGCGGCCTCGCCGTCGCCCGCCGGGGCGGCCTGCTCTATGTGGTGCCTCATCTGCTGCTGTGCCGCTCCCACATCCAGGTCATGACGCTGCGGCTGGGGTCGGCCGTCGAGCTCGCCGAGGAGGCCGAGACGATCGCCCGGGGCATCGGCAGCGACGAGTTGCTCGCCTTCGTGCTGGCGTCCAAGGCCCAGGCGCTGATCCCCGCGCTGCCTCCGGGTGACGGCGGTGCGCTGGCCGTGGCCGAGGAGGCCGTCGCCCGGGCCGGCGCCGGCACCCGCTGGTGGGCGTCCATCGCCTGGTGCATGCTCGGGTACGCCGCGCTCCACGCCGGTGATCCGGCGCGGGCGCGGGCCGCCCTGCTCCGGGCGGGCGGGGAGGACCTCGACGGGCTTCAGCCGAGCATGCGGCCGCTGTTCCTGGAGATCCTCGTCACCGCCGCCGTCGCCACGGGGGACCACGTCGAGGCCCGGCACTGGGCGGAACGCGCCCGCAAGGAGGCGGAGCGGCTCGGTCTCGTGGCGCAGCGGGCGTCCGCGCTGCGCAGCTGGGCGCATGTGCCGCTGGCCGAGGGGGATATGACCGCCGCGGCCGACCTGTTCGAGCAGGCCGCCGAGGAGACGGCCCGGGGCGGTGGCCGGTTGTGGGAGGCGCAGACCCTGCTGCTGGGGGCGCCTCTGAGCGCAGCCGTGGGGCGCACGGCCCGGGCTCGCGCCATGTGGGAGCGCGCTCTGCGCCTGAGCACCGAGGGCGACGCCCACTTGCTGGCCGGCCTCGCGGAGGTGATCCGCCCGGCCGTCTTCGGCGAAACGGGTCCGACGGGCGGGGTGCCGGGCAGGGGTCCCGGCCCGGGGGCGGGCATGGGCGCGGGCGCGGGGCCGGGCGCGGGCGCGGGGCCGGAGTCGGGCGCAGGCGTCGGCATACCGTCTCCGTCTCCGTCTCCGTCTCCGGCGCCGACGCCCGTGGAACCGACCGTGCTGTCCCCGCGCGAGCGGGAGATCGCCGCCCTCGTCGCGGAGGGTCTGACCAGTCCCGCCATCGCCGAGCGGCTCTACCTCAGTCCGCGCACGGTCGAGACGCACCTCTCGCGCATCTACCGCAAGACGGGCGTCACCTCGCGGGCGGCGCTGGCCGCCCTGCAGGTCCGGGGCGAACTGGGCGTCGGCGGCGCGTAGTCACGGTGGCGGACCTCGCGCGCGCCGGCGGCGGACCGGCAACGCGAGGGTCGCCGGGCGCAGACCCGAGGACCTCGCGGTGGGGGTGAGGCGGCCCGCACCGCACCGGCCGCTTGTCGGGGGAGGTCGGGCGTCCAGACGGCCGTGGCGCCGGGCTCGACGCTCCGCGTGGGCGCCCGGCGTACGGCCACGGTCCTCCCGCGCGAGCGAGGCCCCTCACACGCGCGGCCGTCGACGAGGGGTACACCCCCGACGTTCGGGCACGTCGGATCGAGGTACGGGGCCAGGTCGTAGGCGAAGTGAAGTATGGGAAGCCGTAGAGATGGAATCCCAGGTGTTTCCAGTCCCCCCAGACGTGCGCGTTCTGGCACACCCCGCCGAATCGCAGCTCACCATGTGAACGCTGGTCGGCCGACACCTCACTCGGACGTGCTCCCTGGTCGCCAGGAGGGCGGTCCGCGCGAGGAGTTGACGCCCTCTCACACTCCACGCAAGTTCGGCATATCGAACTTCAAGCAGAATGCTGAACTGACATAGACATGACGGACATGGGGCGGTACGGCTGCGCCGTCAAGGGGCGAGTGCGATGGGCACCCCTCGGTGCGTCTCCCCGAGCGGGGTGGTTAGCATATGAGCGCCGCCTAGCTCGAAAGATAAATCTGTGACTGTCAACGAGGACTCGTTCACCCAATGGAAGAACCGCGAGGAGATCGCGGAGTCGATGATCCCGATCATCGGGAAGCTGCACCGCGAGCGGGACGTGACGGTCCTGCTGCACAGCCGCTCCTTGGTGAACAAGTCGGTGGTCAGCATCCTGAAGACCCACCGGTTCGCCCGCCAGATCGCCGGTGTGGAGCTCTCGGTCACCGACACCCTGCCGTTCCTGCAGGCCCTCACCACGCTCGACCTCGGCCCCTCCCAGATCGACATCGGCTTGCTCGCCGAGGCCTACCCGGCCGATGACCGCGGTCTGTCGATCGCGGAGTTCACCGCCGAGGCCGTCGCCGGCGCCACGGGCGCCAACAAGATCGAGGGCGGCGAGGGACGCGACGTCGTCCTCTACGGCTTCGGCCGCATCGGCCGCCTCGTGGCCCGACTGCTGATCGAGAAGGCCGGCTCGGGCAACGGCCTGCGGCTGCGCGCCATCGTCGTGCGCGGCGGCGGGGAGCGAGCCGGCGAGGACATCGTCAAGCGCGCCTCCCTGCTGCGCCGGGACTCCATCCACGGCCAGTTCCAGGGCACGATCACCGTCGACGAGGCGAACAGCACGATCAACGCCAACGGCAACGAGATCAAGGTGATCTACGCGGGCGACCCGTCCGAGATCGACTACACCGAGTACGGCATCAAGAACGCCATCCTCATCGACAACACCGGCAAGTGGCGCGACCGCGCAGGTCTGTCGACGCACCTGCGCCCCGGCATCGACAAGGTCGTGCTGACCGCGCCCGGCAAGGGTGACGTCCCGAACATCGTGCACGGCGTCAACCACGACACGATCAAGCCGGACGAACAGA from the Streptomyces sp. NBC_00310 genome contains:
- a CDS encoding glyceraldehyde-3-phosphate dehydrogenase, whose product is MTVNEDSFTQWKNREEIAESMIPIIGKLHRERDVTVLLHSRSLVNKSVVSILKTHRFARQIAGVELSVTDTLPFLQALTTLDLGPSQIDIGLLAEAYPADDRGLSIAEFTAEAVAGATGANKIEGGEGRDVVLYGFGRIGRLVARLLIEKAGSGNGLRLRAIVVRGGGERAGEDIVKRASLLRRDSIHGQFQGTITVDEANSTINANGNEIKVIYAGDPSEIDYTEYGIKNAILIDNTGKWRDRAGLSTHLRPGIDKVVLTAPGKGDVPNIVHGVNHDTIKPDEQILSCASCTTNAIVPPLKAMDDEFGVLRGHVETVHSFTNDQNLLDNYHKSDRRGRSAPLNMVITETGAASAVAKALPDLKAPITGSSIRVPVPDVSIAILSLRLGRETDREEVLDYLRNVSLTSPLKRQIDFTNAPDSVSSDFIGSRHASIVDAGATKVDGDNAILYLWYDNEFGYSCQVIRVVQHVSGVEYPTYPSPAV
- a CDS encoding helix-turn-helix transcriptional regulator — translated: MPWDVAPLVSRQTELDRLAGVLDGLTGTGHGPTVVDVTGAAGIGKSRLVSEFCARARDRGMTVLRGRATEYERHLPYQPLADALADLDAEAGIPSPLAEVHTMDRFALQRAAAAFLARIARTGNGLVVALDDVHWADPASLELLDHLVRHPPRRAPVVIVVARRERQTSPRLAASLTRGVEAGTVLRLELGPLDRNACLAALAPDRPAELAAELYTASEGNPLYFLALLQAGRPAGLSSLLLDELTPLTDGQRGTVQAVAVLGDHAAPALVAAVTGRLEVELDADFRELTARDLARPGADGRWALRHPVLRSLIHDTTDPLLRTRMHRLAAAELARVGAPVSERAHHVERSLTGWDPHAVTVLTEAARQAAATAPASSAHWLGVALAHLPERPAYGPLRRDLMLRRAEALGACGGLRESRDLLHEVISLSPPGTDDGVRASAVTLCAVMERHLGRYAEAVALLRRELARGRDLSPAETVQLGLELGSSAPHASSYPDVRDDVARTLELARSLGDEVAEAGALAVTALGEAYEGDTVAAAEAADRASALIDSLTDQDLAGLCEPLARLSWAEAFLERYADAERHAERGLAVARRGGLLYVVPHLLLCRSHIQVMTLRLGSAVELAEEAETIARGIGSDELLAFVLASKAQALIPALPPGDGGALAVAEEAVARAGAGTRWWASIAWCMLGYAALHAGDPARARAALLRAGGEDLDGLQPSMRPLFLEILVTAAVATGDHVEARHWAERARKEAERLGLVAQRASALRSWAHVPLAEGDMTAAADLFEQAAEETARGGGRLWEAQTLLLGAPLSAAVGRTARARAMWERALRLSTEGDAHLLAGLAEVIRPAVFGETGPTGGVPGRGPGPGAGMGAGAGPGAGAGPESGAGVGIPSPSPSPSPAPTPVEPTVLSPREREIAALVAEGLTSPAIAERLYLSPRTVETHLSRIYRKTGVTSRAALAALQVRGELGVGGA